The following proteins are co-located in the Diaphorobacter sp. HDW4B genome:
- a CDS encoding caspase family protein → MEQMVFHEAIPVLRKIPVMHKFSAATRLSKSVWQLACLSLAIGLSSLADEANAARVALVIGNAAYTDGPLRNPVNDARAMDKKLADLGFTVQRVENLKRQNIGRTISTFANSVKPGDDVVVFYAGHGVQVKGVNYLPAVDADIQGEEDVALNSLNLNSLMERLDEAKAGLKILFLDACRNNPYARSFRSGTRGLARVQDAPSGTLIHFATRPGSVAADGTGANGLYTSQLLKHIDTANTPVELMLKNVSASVEAASQGQQEPWSEGSIKGNFFFKAGPGTQVASITPVPTGRSNTPNPEDEAWAAAKAANTSAAYRAYLTEFPLGRYAGAARIAMGGASTSSPVAAPPAQATTPRKSGPVEIPAELIVKYQISDKVLKFIRESEYFKNIPAPMEVQVRYKSIRNVEEQFAFKKPRTTNVFNLTSKPAGHGCVEATLHKTDDFSVGSINETYFECGGVRIGWLSKGVLVAGVSNIEIDGGLFPIHQGASMTTHILGSTGGFYAKKLFVSGSRAASALHANFTGLAWDIDVEVSNSSGSRNYKIHYIEDLGQFDELLGVEDLKSKSRVFPTPQYRNIEELLGSGYGHVAETNYEDIRITTVP, encoded by the coding sequence ATGGAACAAATGGTCTTTCATGAAGCAATTCCAGTCTTGAGAAAGATTCCGGTCATGCACAAATTCTCAGCCGCGACTCGTTTAAGCAAGAGTGTTTGGCAGCTTGCATGCCTTAGCTTGGCGATAGGTCTGTCATCACTTGCCGATGAGGCCAATGCCGCCCGAGTGGCTCTGGTCATCGGTAACGCCGCCTATACCGACGGCCCATTGCGCAACCCGGTCAATGACGCCCGTGCCATGGACAAGAAACTGGCGGATCTGGGGTTCACCGTGCAGCGGGTGGAGAACCTCAAGCGCCAGAACATCGGCCGCACCATCTCCACCTTCGCCAACAGCGTGAAGCCGGGCGATGACGTGGTGGTGTTCTACGCAGGCCATGGCGTGCAGGTGAAAGGAGTGAATTACCTGCCCGCAGTGGATGCGGATATTCAGGGCGAAGAAGATGTGGCACTCAACAGCCTGAATCTCAACAGCCTCATGGAACGGCTGGATGAAGCCAAGGCGGGTTTGAAGATCCTGTTTCTCGATGCCTGCCGCAACAACCCCTATGCACGCAGCTTTCGCAGTGGCACACGTGGCCTTGCGCGCGTGCAGGATGCCCCCAGTGGAACGCTCATCCATTTCGCGACACGGCCCGGCAGTGTTGCCGCAGACGGAACCGGAGCCAATGGCCTGTACACCAGCCAATTGCTCAAGCACATCGACACTGCGAACACCCCGGTGGAGCTGATGCTAAAGAACGTGTCGGCCAGCGTGGAAGCAGCCAGTCAGGGCCAACAGGAGCCGTGGTCCGAGGGCAGCATCAAGGGCAACTTTTTCTTTAAAGCGGGGCCCGGCACTCAAGTGGCAAGCATCACACCTGTGCCCACAGGTCGCTCGAATACGCCCAACCCGGAAGATGAAGCCTGGGCTGCTGCGAAGGCGGCCAATACGTCAGCGGCATATCGGGCGTATTTGACAGAGTTTCCATTGGGGCGCTATGCCGGGGCGGCGCGGATTGCCATGGGCGGTGCCAGCACATCCTCCCCAGTCGCTGCACCACCAGCTCAAGCGACTACACCTAGAAAATCCGGGCCAGTTGAAATACCTGCAGAGTTGATTGTCAAATATCAGATTAGCGATAAGGTGTTGAAATTCATTCGAGAATCGGAGTATTTTAAAAATATCCCTGCGCCAATGGAAGTGCAAGTGCGATATAAATCAATTAGAAATGTCGAAGAACAATTTGCATTTAAAAAACCCAGAACAACAAATGTGTTTAATTTGACATCGAAACCTGCTGGGCATGGCTGTGTGGAAGCAACTTTGCATAAAACGGATGATTTTTCTGTTGGAAGTATCAATGAAACATATTTTGAATGTGGAGGGGTGCGAATCGGCTGGTTGTCAAAGGGGGTTCTTGTTGCTGGGGTATCAAATATAGAGATTGATGGAGGCTTGTTTCCTATCCATCAGGGAGCCAGCATGACGACGCATATTCTCGGATCGACTGGTGGTTTTTATGCCAAAAAGCTTTTTGTTTCTGGCAGTCGGGCTGCATCGGCCTTGCATGCGAATTTTACAGGCTTGGCATGGGATATTGATGTTGAAGTATCGAATTCTAGCGGGTCTAGGAATTACAAAATACATTATATTGAAGATTTGGGTCAATTTGATGAGTTACTAGGGGTCGAAGATTTGAAGAGCAAATCTCGTGTATTTCCTACTCCGCAATATCGCAATATTGAGGAGTTGCTTGGGAGTGGATATGGACACGTCGCAGAGACGAATTACGAAGATATCAGAATAACAACAGTTCCATAA
- a CDS encoding tripartite tricarboxylate transporter substrate-binding protein, whose amino-acid sequence MKTRNLLRSQLKALLTANGRTLLLAGLAVLVVLPAHAARLALVVGNASYVDSPLKNPVNDARAMQNKLQRLGFEVTQVENFKRRDIGRTVNGFATKIRPGDEVVVFYAGHGVQVKGINYLPAVDAEIQSEEDVPLNSLNLSNLLERLDEAKAGVKILLLDACRNNPYARSFRSGSRGLARVQDAPSGTLMHFATRPGSVAADGTGSNGLYTTELLRSIDEPGVPIEQLLKRVSAAVEKASKGQQEPWVEGSLKGDFYFKAGSGTQVASITPVPTGVPEQRDPEIDAWEMAQRANTAAMYNAYLSEYPRGRYASTARVALAGLTPSAAPAAVPTAAPAATQIAEPADPATAAMFNGKTITIIVPFAAGSSIDSDARALASVLSRDLAAAVVVDNVPGASGVLGTKRLLSSSPDGLTLMLHNTGYVVSPHLMQSTGYQPSSSFEMVGMATEAPWVVAVRPGTNAAQAKTYASGGTGTGSHLCGASVLKSMSPQAFHVPYRGIGPGMADLMAGHIDVICDSATSLLPSISSGKLQAVGITKTSSLPSLSGVNLVPGGGTDWTGLFAPKGTPAAVVKRLNQALIKAGQDAGYVQQLGQRGRSVINDSRVNPSGQSQFISDEWNKWSFMKQFQS is encoded by the coding sequence ATGAAAACTCGAAACTTGCTGCGCTCGCAACTGAAAGCGTTGCTGACTGCGAACGGTAGAACGCTGCTGCTGGCAGGGCTTGCCGTGCTGGTGGTATTGCCTGCCCATGCGGCGCGACTCGCGCTGGTGGTCGGCAACGCATCCTATGTCGATAGTCCGCTCAAGAATCCGGTGAACGATGCCAGAGCCATGCAGAACAAGCTTCAGCGGCTGGGCTTCGAAGTGACCCAAGTGGAGAACTTCAAGCGCCGAGACATCGGCCGCACCGTCAATGGCTTTGCCACCAAGATTCGGCCCGGCGACGAAGTCGTCGTGTTCTATGCCGGTCATGGTGTGCAGGTCAAGGGGATCAACTATCTGCCCGCTGTGGATGCAGAGATCCAAAGCGAGGAAGACGTCCCGCTCAACAGTCTGAATCTGAGCAATCTGCTTGAACGTCTGGATGAAGCCAAAGCGGGAGTGAAAATCCTGCTGCTCGACGCCTGTCGCAACAACCCATATGCGCGCAGTTTCCGCAGCGGCAGTCGAGGACTGGCGCGCGTGCAGGATGCCCCCAGCGGCACGCTGATGCACTTCGCCACCCGCCCAGGCAGCGTGGCCGCCGATGGCACGGGCAGCAATGGGCTGTACACCACCGAGCTGCTGCGCAGCATCGACGAGCCGGGCGTACCGATCGAACAACTGCTCAAACGCGTGTCAGCCGCAGTCGAAAAGGCCAGCAAGGGGCAGCAAGAACCTTGGGTGGAGGGGAGTCTCAAAGGGGACTTTTATTTCAAGGCGGGCTCTGGCACGCAGGTCGCGAGCATCACGCCCGTGCCCACAGGCGTTCCTGAACAACGCGACCCAGAAATCGATGCCTGGGAGATGGCCCAGCGCGCCAATACGGCGGCCATGTACAACGCATACCTCAGCGAGTATCCCCGTGGGCGTTATGCCAGCACTGCGCGAGTGGCCCTGGCTGGCCTGACACCAAGCGCCGCGCCCGCTGCCGTACCAACGGCAGCCCCGGCGGCCACTCAAATTGCTGAGCCTGCTGACCCCGCAACAGCCGCAATGTTCAATGGAAAAACGATCACGATCATCGTACCCTTTGCTGCAGGCAGCTCCATAGATTCTGATGCTCGAGCGCTTGCTTCGGTGCTGTCCAGAGATCTAGCAGCAGCGGTGGTTGTGGACAATGTTCCGGGAGCCAGTGGCGTCTTAGGGACGAAGCGGCTTTTGTCCAGCAGCCCCGATGGACTCACACTGATGTTGCATAACACAGGGTATGTTGTGAGCCCGCATTTGATGCAAAGTACGGGCTACCAGCCAAGCTCGAGTTTTGAAATGGTTGGCATGGCGACTGAAGCTCCTTGGGTCGTGGCAGTTCGACCAGGAACGAATGCGGCGCAAGCCAAAACCTATGCAAGTGGGGGCACAGGAACGGGCTCGCATTTGTGCGGCGCGAGCGTGCTGAAGTCAATGAGTCCTCAAGCATTTCATGTTCCATACAGGGGAATTGGGCCCGGTATGGCTGATTTGATGGCGGGTCACATTGATGTTATTTGTGATTCGGCGACCTCGCTATTGCCATCCATCAGTTCCGGAAAACTGCAGGCAGTCGGTATCACAAAGACTTCCAGCCTGCCTTCGCTGAGCGGCGTGAATCTGGTGCCTGGAGGCGGCACTGATTGGACAGGCCTATTTGCACCTAAGGGAACGCCCGCAGCAGTAGTCAAACGTTTGAATCAAGCATTGATCAAAGCGGGGCAAGACGCTGGTTATGTGCAGCAATTAGGGCAACGGGGTAGATCCGTCATCAATGACTCGCGTGTGAATCCGTCGGGTCAAAGTCAGTTCATCTCCGATGAATGGAACAAATGGTCTTTCATGAAGCAATTCCAGTCTTGA
- a CDS encoding sigma-70 family RNA polymerase sigma factor, whose product MAPSSRHTDRDSLAAEQAMQHVLRGELEQAALHLHRQLGSRVMGFLRRHRVPESDAEELLSDVWMKFIRSRCDEQIRPVVWLWTIVQSVLVDWVRERGALKRGGSGQERLEVLLNDDVLDVMVESIESAETPGWLKLCIERAAHQLERDDPNRAHVLWLWYSGQSAADIAVVFGASPPPTPKQETAARNRVLEATRKARDYFEHCRD is encoded by the coding sequence ATGGCACCCTCTTCGCGGCACACCGATCGCGACTCGCTTGCTGCCGAGCAAGCGATGCAACATGTCCTGCGCGGCGAACTGGAACAAGCAGCGCTCCACCTGCACAGACAGTTGGGCAGCCGCGTCATGGGTTTTCTGCGTCGTCATCGGGTGCCGGAAAGTGATGCGGAGGAACTGCTCAGCGACGTGTGGATGAAATTTATCCGTTCACGGTGCGACGAGCAGATCCGCCCGGTGGTGTGGCTGTGGACCATTGTGCAATCCGTGCTGGTGGATTGGGTGCGAGAGCGCGGAGCACTGAAGCGCGGCGGCAGTGGGCAGGAGCGGCTGGAAGTTTTGTTGAATGACGACGTGCTCGACGTGATGGTCGAGTCCATAGAAAGCGCAGAGACTCCCGGCTGGCTCAAGCTCTGCATCGAGCGTGCAGCCCACCAGCTTGAGCGTGATGATCCGAATCGCGCCCATGTGCTGTGGCTGTGGTACAGCGGACAGTCCGCAGCCGATATTGCGGTGGTGTTCGGTGCCAGCCCTCCACCGACGCCCAAACAGGAAACCGCTGCACGCAACCGAGTCCTGGAGGCCACTCGCAAGGCCCGCGACTATTTTGAGCACTGCAGGGATTGA
- a CDS encoding OmpA family protein yields the protein MQFIHALVRLLPVVLAFSVTASGAQSLVSSATSEELISALGGDEDGGLPSKAFRRTAAPDAATHACPEAGGSDTAASAGSTSRNLSVVYAGDVGGAPPPSVNLSIQFATGSDRILPTSNVLLANLATALKAPSMANARVAVAGHTDATGSRATNLQLSCARAIAVRNHLILQGVAPDRLGAYGFGPDKPLQLGAVESAVNRRVEIRRAN from the coding sequence ATGCAATTCATTCACGCGCTTGTGCGCTTGCTTCCCGTGGTACTTGCGTTCAGCGTCACTGCGAGTGGAGCACAAAGTCTGGTTTCTTCGGCGACCAGCGAAGAGCTCATTTCTGCTCTGGGTGGTGACGAAGACGGAGGGCTGCCATCCAAAGCCTTTCGCCGCACGGCGGCTCCCGATGCAGCAACCCATGCCTGTCCCGAGGCAGGTGGCAGCGACACCGCTGCATCGGCGGGTTCCACCAGCCGCAATCTGAGTGTGGTGTACGCAGGTGATGTGGGCGGGGCTCCACCGCCATCGGTCAACCTGTCCATTCAGTTTGCGACCGGATCTGATCGCATCCTGCCCACCAGCAATGTGCTGCTGGCCAATTTAGCAACGGCGCTCAAAGCGCCATCCATGGCCAATGCCCGAGTCGCCGTGGCTGGACACACCGACGCTACAGGGTCCCGAGCCACCAACCTTCAACTCTCCTGTGCCCGCGCCATTGCGGTGCGCAATCACCTCATCCTGCAAGGTGTTGCGCCTGATCGACTGGGTGCCTATGGCTTTGGTCCGGACAAGCCTTTGCAACTCGGTGCGGTGGAGTCCGCGGTGAATCGGCGAGTGGAAATTCGCAGGGCCAATTAA
- a CDS encoding DUF4384 domain-containing protein — MNSVNRRLAQLTLLVASTLVAVGCQTSPPQQDRSVLLQRMDALVQGAQPDAGVRMITQPDPVVTGQTLAVEVGTNQAGYLYLYQITTDGRTLNVVFPNSMDGANYIQSGVTRLPRASWQLKAYGPAGVGYLVAVVTPQPLDLLKLQADVVQGQFGVSQAYGSAVATLREITAR, encoded by the coding sequence ATGAACTCAGTCAACCGCCGCCTCGCTCAACTCACATTGCTCGTTGCTTCTACCCTCGTGGCAGTGGGTTGCCAGACCTCCCCCCCGCAGCAGGATCGCAGCGTGTTGCTCCAGCGCATGGATGCTTTGGTGCAAGGCGCTCAGCCCGATGCAGGGGTACGCATGATCACGCAGCCGGATCCCGTCGTGACCGGCCAAACGCTCGCTGTGGAGGTGGGGACCAACCAAGCTGGCTATCTGTACCTCTACCAGATCACAACAGATGGCCGTACTTTGAATGTTGTCTTCCCCAATTCCATGGATGGCGCCAATTACATCCAGTCCGGCGTGACCCGATTGCCCAGAGCGAGTTGGCAATTGAAGGCGTATGGGCCTGCTGGTGTCGGTTACTTGGTTGCAGTGGTCACGCCGCAGCCGCTGGATCTGTTGAAGCTGCAGGCGGATGTCGTGCAAGGGCAGTTTGGCGTGTCCCAAGCGTACGGCTCGGCGGTGGCCACCCTGCGAGAAATCACGGCGCGCTGA
- a CDS encoding OmpA family protein produces MNHFINKHAARIAVMMLLCSSTSFAQPSEQAPLVGSDTIVKSLSKDIVLDRAGNGVSNQTPAYQPAVDLNVQFAYDSAELLPHGRMQLDELGAALNHKSLMKWGFQLGGHTDASGSAEYNNRLSLERANAVKQYLIVRHGLNPNRLQAAGFGFTRLADPGNPRAAVNRRVEVRRVILDASVGQPAVAIPLQPSPAPQSAPAGGRLVSTP; encoded by the coding sequence ATGAATCACTTCATCAACAAACATGCGGCGCGCATCGCCGTCATGATGCTACTCTGCAGTTCGACAAGCTTTGCCCAACCATCGGAGCAAGCGCCTCTCGTAGGCTCCGACACCATCGTCAAGTCACTCAGCAAAGACATCGTGCTGGACCGTGCAGGCAATGGAGTATCGAACCAGACGCCTGCCTACCAGCCAGCAGTGGACCTGAACGTGCAGTTTGCCTATGACTCGGCCGAACTGCTGCCACATGGCCGTATGCAACTGGACGAACTGGGTGCCGCACTGAACCACAAAAGCCTGATGAAGTGGGGCTTCCAACTGGGAGGTCACACCGATGCATCAGGCAGTGCCGAGTACAACAACAGGTTGTCACTGGAGCGTGCCAACGCGGTCAAGCAATACCTGATTGTTCGCCACGGACTCAATCCCAATCGCTTGCAGGCAGCTGGATTTGGCTTCACACGTCTGGCAGATCCCGGCAACCCAAGGGCTGCGGTCAACCGCCGGGTGGAAGTCCGTCGCGTGATTCTTGACGCATCCGTTGGCCAACCGGCTGTCGCCATTCCGCTCCAACCATCGCCAGCGCCGCAATCGGCGCCTGCGGGTGGGCGTCTGGTCTCCACACCTTGA
- a CDS encoding IS481 family transposase, which produces MLISLHKNATTTPAIRLALQQSSASDHELAQQYGIGLGTVRKWRHRTSVQDESHTAHHLQTTLNAAQEELVIYLRSQLLLPLDDLLAVVHEFIEPAMSRSALDRLLRRRGHSRLPTAVRAEHESKPFKAYEPGYVHIDVKYLPQMQDENKRRYVFVAIDRATRWVFIQIKQYKTAAAAHAFLATLKKAACFKIRTILTDNGKEFSDRLFGKHEKQPSGDHEFDLLCKELGIEHRLTRPRTPRTNGMVERFNGRLSQVLRTHHFNSAEDLEKTLHRFVWLYNQQIPQKALRHETPVQALKRWQASHPKLFEKNVRNHPGPDS; this is translated from the coding sequence ATGCTGATCTCATTGCACAAGAACGCAACCACCACGCCAGCGATTCGCCTGGCGCTGCAGCAATCGAGTGCGTCCGACCACGAGCTTGCGCAGCAATATGGCATTGGACTTGGTACGGTGCGCAAGTGGCGCCATCGCACAAGCGTGCAGGATGAAAGCCATACCGCTCATCACCTGCAGACAACGCTCAACGCAGCGCAGGAAGAGCTGGTGATCTATCTGCGATCTCAACTGCTGCTGCCTCTGGATGATTTGCTGGCAGTCGTTCACGAATTCATTGAACCTGCGATGAGCCGCTCGGCGCTGGATCGATTGCTGCGTCGCCGAGGACATTCGCGCTTACCCACGGCCGTTCGAGCCGAGCACGAAAGCAAACCGTTCAAAGCCTATGAGCCGGGCTATGTGCACATTGATGTGAAGTACCTGCCCCAGATGCAGGATGAGAACAAGCGCCGATATGTCTTTGTTGCCATTGACCGAGCTACGCGTTGGGTGTTCATCCAGATCAAGCAATACAAGACGGCAGCGGCTGCGCACGCGTTTTTGGCGACCCTGAAGAAAGCTGCTTGCTTCAAGATTCGCACGATCCTCACAGATAACGGCAAAGAGTTCTCGGATCGTCTGTTTGGCAAGCACGAGAAGCAACCAAGCGGTGATCACGAGTTTGATTTACTGTGCAAGGAACTCGGTATAGAGCACCGACTCACACGGCCCAGAACGCCACGTACCAACGGAATGGTGGAGCGCTTCAACGGAAGGCTCAGCCAAGTGCTGCGCACGCATCACTTCAACAGTGCAGAGGATCTAGAGAAGACGCTTCATCGCTTTGTGTGGCTGTACAACCAGCAGATTCCACAGAAAGCTCTGCGGCATGAAACGCCCGTTCAGGCCCTCAAGCGATGGCAGGCGTCACATCCAAAATTGTTTGAAAAGAACGTGCGCAATCATCCGGGACCTGACAGTTAG
- a CDS encoding IS5 family transposase — protein MTPRSALKFDLFAEASRKRKIDEVGDPLQVIAQHIDFTALARLVDGIIERSDGRKGGRPAYPTEVMVRVMVLKRLYNLSDEQMEYQLLDRMSYQRFCLLQDSMNVPDRNTIWRFGERLGVDGATALLHGVDEQLHRHGYIARGGQAIDATLVPAPRQRMNKGEREQLSNGQRPEWGDAKDRQKDIDATHTKKHGKRYFGYKLSVSVDHKHGFIRGVATGTASEHDGHHFDEVLDMKNTGKEVNADKAYPSAQRIKMLKVLGFKDGIQRKAKAKQPLSECQEQRNQRIAKRRARVEHVFAGIRHMGDKFVRTIGQTRATTVMTMMVACYNLKRLASFLENKVDPFFKTASSKRPVRLQTAKA, from the coding sequence ATCACCCCCCGCAGTGCCCTGAAGTTCGACCTGTTCGCCGAAGCCTCCCGCAAGCGCAAGATCGATGAAGTGGGCGATCCGCTGCAAGTCATTGCGCAGCACATCGACTTCACCGCGCTGGCCCGTCTGGTCGATGGAATCATCGAGCGCAGTGATGGGCGCAAGGGTGGTCGTCCGGCCTATCCCACTGAGGTCATGGTACGGGTGATGGTCCTGAAGAGGCTCTACAACCTCTCGGACGAGCAGATGGAATATCAACTGCTTGACCGCATGAGCTACCAGCGATTTTGTTTGCTGCAAGACTCGATGAACGTTCCGGACCGCAACACCATCTGGCGCTTTGGCGAGCGCCTGGGCGTGGATGGAGCCACGGCTTTGCTGCATGGCGTGGACGAGCAATTGCATCGTCATGGCTACATCGCGCGCGGTGGTCAGGCCATCGATGCGACCTTGGTGCCAGCACCGCGCCAACGCATGAACAAGGGCGAACGCGAGCAACTCTCCAACGGCCAAAGACCTGAATGGGGTGATGCCAAAGATCGGCAAAAAGACATCGATGCCACCCACACCAAGAAGCACGGCAAGCGCTACTTTGGCTACAAGCTGAGTGTGAGCGTCGATCACAAACACGGCTTCATCCGGGGCGTGGCCACGGGGACAGCGAGCGAGCACGACGGCCATCACTTCGATGAAGTGCTGGATATGAAGAACACCGGCAAAGAGGTCAATGCCGACAAGGCCTACCCGAGCGCTCAACGCATCAAGATGCTCAAGGTGTTGGGCTTCAAAGATGGCATCCAGCGCAAAGCCAAAGCGAAGCAGCCGCTCAGCGAATGTCAGGAGCAACGCAATCAACGCATTGCCAAGCGCCGTGCGCGTGTCGAGCACGTGTTTGCAGGCATCCGTCACATGGGCGACAAGTTCGTGCGCACGATTGGACAGACCAGAGCCACCACGGTCATGACGATGATGGTTGCGTGCTACAACTTGAAGCGCCTGGCGTCGTTCCTTGAAAACAAGGTCGATCCGTTCTTCAAAACAGCGAGCTCAAAGAGACCGGTGCGCCTGCAAACGGCGAAGGCCTGA
- a CDS encoding DEAD/DEAH box helicase, with amino-acid sequence MSISPITLSAPQLLVQAVFDGRRLGMQLFNVPGMASKLSRTGAWWCPGRRMWVLEQTDVDRALAWLRAVYDGEHVDLDGASTLLHAALRSPEPDFFTQLLDVQIFELSKGDLSKGQHAVSFAYDALCVKAMRVLNGSFHKPASAWQVRGGATRIFEVLRSIAGVIPEFIFEHEQQVVLEDLVSAVPESSPIKVPSPSPARGDGASEEADNGTGYMSAELQESVRVAIDEAQLAEIAASSGLRDYQVAGVRHIVGQTGACLGDDMGLGKTRQTVVGARLAAGEGRVLILCPASLRINWEREIHAVYTEAQVGFVGEDRISRLYECNWVIANYERLGGLVREVGLEFAVMAVDEAHYLKEHKSGRTRNAFVMATRIPKRYVVTGTPLLNREIELHTLLRLTGHPLGSMSMKDFRSEFTGGKDKRATLANALSGWMLRRRKDVLKDFGSKTHQMRYISPAGGLAAYRDIYSDMSLTAMPKITKLRQCLETLKTQFLIETVESLQAEDKIIIFCEYMSTVNAMYDAFAFAGVKAVRLVGADSATKRQKAIDAFQDDPDVRVFIGTTMAAGVGITLTAANYVVFASMPWTPALMRQAEDRAYRLGQKRDVTVIVPMIPNTIDEAVRQILEGKRETEMDVVEAVPQQSTSNTTVVNERSLKQWVSTIPDAMSLSLNGLP; translated from the coding sequence ATGAGCATTTCCCCGATCACACTTTCTGCACCTCAACTGCTGGTTCAGGCGGTGTTTGATGGTCGTCGACTGGGCATGCAACTGTTCAATGTGCCCGGCATGGCGAGCAAGCTCTCCAGAACTGGAGCATGGTGGTGTCCCGGACGTCGCATGTGGGTGCTGGAGCAGACTGATGTGGATCGTGCTCTGGCTTGGTTGCGTGCGGTCTACGACGGCGAGCACGTGGATCTGGACGGAGCGTCCACGTTGCTGCATGCGGCACTGCGCTCGCCTGAGCCGGACTTCTTCACGCAGCTCCTTGACGTGCAGATCTTCGAGCTTTCCAAAGGCGATTTGAGCAAGGGCCAGCACGCGGTCAGCTTTGCATATGACGCGCTGTGTGTGAAGGCGATGCGGGTGCTCAACGGGAGTTTTCACAAACCGGCTTCCGCCTGGCAAGTCCGCGGTGGTGCGACGCGGATTTTCGAGGTGCTGAGGAGTATCGCGGGCGTCATTCCGGAGTTCATCTTTGAGCACGAGCAGCAGGTCGTCCTGGAGGATCTCGTTTCAGCTGTGCCTGAGAGTTCGCCGATCAAGGTGCCTTCGCCTTCTCCAGCGCGGGGTGATGGAGCCTCCGAGGAGGCCGACAATGGCACGGGCTACATGTCGGCGGAGCTGCAAGAAAGCGTGCGAGTCGCAATCGACGAGGCGCAACTGGCTGAGATCGCGGCCAGTTCGGGACTGCGGGATTATCAGGTGGCTGGTGTGCGGCATATCGTGGGACAGACGGGAGCCTGTCTGGGGGATGACATGGGCCTTGGCAAGACCCGCCAGACGGTCGTGGGCGCACGGTTGGCGGCAGGCGAGGGCAGGGTACTCATCCTGTGCCCGGCCTCGCTGCGGATCAATTGGGAGCGCGAGATTCACGCGGTCTATACAGAAGCTCAGGTGGGCTTCGTCGGAGAGGATCGGATCTCTCGCTTGTACGAATGCAACTGGGTCATCGCCAACTATGAACGACTGGGCGGTTTGGTGCGCGAGGTGGGTCTGGAGTTCGCGGTGATGGCGGTCGACGAGGCGCACTACCTGAAGGAGCACAAGTCGGGACGGACGCGCAATGCGTTTGTCATGGCCACGCGGATCCCCAAGCGCTACGTGGTGACCGGCACACCGCTACTGAACAGGGAGATCGAGCTGCACACACTGCTGCGGCTGACCGGCCACCCGCTGGGCTCGATGTCAATGAAAGACTTCAGGTCCGAGTTCACTGGCGGAAAGGACAAGCGAGCCACGTTGGCCAACGCGCTCTCGGGTTGGATGCTTCGCAGGCGCAAGGATGTGCTGAAGGACTTTGGATCCAAGACCCACCAGATGCGGTACATCTCACCAGCAGGCGGCTTGGCGGCGTACCGCGATATCTACTCGGACATGTCGTTGACGGCCATGCCCAAGATCACCAAGCTGCGCCAGTGTCTGGAGACGCTCAAAACTCAGTTCCTCATCGAGACCGTGGAGAGCCTGCAGGCAGAGGACAAGATCATCATTTTCTGCGAGTACATGAGCACCGTGAACGCCATGTACGACGCGTTTGCTTTTGCAGGAGTCAAGGCCGTGCGACTGGTCGGCGCTGACTCAGCCACGAAGCGTCAGAAAGCCATTGATGCGTTTCAGGACGATCCCGACGTTCGGGTGTTCATCGGCACAACGATGGCCGCAGGTGTCGGTATCACGCTGACTGCCGCGAATTATGTGGTGTTTGCGTCGATGCCATGGACGCCAGCACTCATGCGTCAGGCGGAAGATCGGGCATATCGGTTGGGTCAGAAGCGCGATGTGACGGTGATTGTGCCCATGATTCCAAACACGATTGACGAGGCAGTGAGGCAGATACTGGAAGGCAAACGGGAAACCGAGATGGATGTTGTTGAAGCGGTTCCACAGCAATCGACGTCAAACACCACGGTAGTCAATGAGCGGAGCCTGAAACAATGGGTTTCGACTATCCCTGATGCAATGTCGCTTTCGTTAAACGGTCTCCCGTAA
- a CDS encoding single-stranded DNA-binding protein: protein MHQGEQFELRREGVVMQNLFIGKGNLAKSPTLQRIKKKNSAEEFVVANMRVFFGRYGTDQGTGEISQIGGFWREVEIYGSKAEACAQHLRRGARVLVIGEERDFYGRDENGNDVQVIKIVAEDVALQLSRIESITFAQSQRENAEKDVAEEPA from the coding sequence GTGCATCAGGGTGAGCAATTTGAATTGCGCCGAGAGGGAGTTGTTATGCAGAACCTGTTTATCGGCAAAGGAAATCTGGCCAAGTCGCCAACGCTTCAGCGGATCAAGAAGAAGAATTCCGCCGAGGAGTTCGTGGTCGCCAACATGCGCGTGTTTTTTGGGCGCTACGGAACGGATCAGGGGACCGGGGAGATATCCCAGATCGGTGGATTCTGGCGTGAAGTCGAGATCTACGGCAGCAAGGCCGAAGCCTGTGCGCAGCATCTGCGGCGGGGTGCTCGTGTGCTGGTGATCGGCGAGGAACGTGACTTCTATGGCCGGGATGAGAACGGCAACGATGTGCAGGTGATCAAGATCGTTGCGGAAGACGTGGCGTTGCAGCTTTCACGTATTGAGAGCATCACCTTTGCGCAGTCGCAGCGCGAAAACGCAGAGAAGGATGTAGCGGAGGAACCCGCCTGA